One genomic region from Vanacampus margaritifer isolate UIUO_Vmar chromosome 2, RoL_Vmar_1.0, whole genome shotgun sequence encodes:
- the cdc20 gene encoding cell division cycle protein 20 homolog isoform X3, translating into MAQFGLENDISNTLKLDIPITNAPIARWQRKASSSNTSSTGLSPMKYANTSLNTSKTPGKTPSKTPGRRKATPSKMMGEDRFIPVRNEKQMEVASFLLSKETRPKEESVSAVLLEQQKTWSIALNGCNLEEARILQFSGKPTVNPDGQHNSLKSLYSHTITPMSTKKTRHISSTADKILDAPDVRDDFYLNLLDWSSRNVMAVALKDSVYLWDATQGNITHLMTMDNDVDYISSLSWAKEGSYLAVGTSDCAVQLWDVEAEKCLRSMNSHSARVSSMSWNSHILSSGSRSGQIHHHDVRVAEHHILTLQGHSQEVCGLQWSPDGRYLASGGNDNLVYIWPRVAQGRTDVSQSLHTLSLHKGAVKALAWCPWQSNILASGGGTLDCHIRVWNVNSGSCLSSLDTQSQVSALAFAPNYKELVSAHGFTQHNLVIWKYPTMRRVSELNGHMERVLNIAMSPDGSTVASLSADESIRMWKSFEVDPKKKSKDKTPLSLNTALTRSIR; encoded by the exons ATGGCGCAGTTCGGACTGGAAAACGACATCAGCAACACTCTGAAGCTGGACATCCCCATTACCAACGCTCCGATTGCCCGCTGGCAGAGAAAAGCCAGCTCGTCCAACACGTCTTCGACTGGCTTGTCCCCTATGAAGTATGCCAACACCTCCCTGAACACTTCTAAGACGCCGGGTAAGACGCCGAGTAAGACGCCAG gcagACGGAAAGCCACGCCGTCAAAGATGATGGGAGAGGACCGCTTCATTCCCGTTCgtaatgaaaaacaaatggagGTGGCAAGTTTCTTGCTCTCAAAGGAGACTCGACCCAAGGAAGAGAGCGTTTCAGCAGTTTTGTTG GAACAACAAAAGACGTGGTCCATCGCGTTGAACGGATGCAACCTAGAAGAGGCCCGCATCCTGCAGTTCAGTGGGAAGCCAACAGTTAACCCAGATG GCCAACACAACTCCTTGAAGTCCCTCTACAGTCACACCATAACGCCCATGTCCACCAAAAAGACACGACACATCTCGTCGACCGCCGACAAAATCTTAGACGCGCCTGACGTCCGGGAtgattttt ATTTGAATCTGCTAGACTGGAGCAGCCGCAACGTTATGGCGGTGGCTCTCAAAGACAGCGTGTACCTGTGGGACGCCACTCAGGGAAATATCACCCACCTCATGACCATGGACAATGACGTGGACTACATCAGCTCGCTGTCCTGGGCCAAGGAGGGCAGCTACCTGGCAGTTGGCACCAGTGACTGTGCAGTACAA ttgtggGACGTGGAGGCAGAGAAATGTCTTCGCAGCATGAACAGCCACTCTGCACGAGTCAGCAGCATGAGTTGGAACAGCCACATATTGTCCAG TGGCAGCCGCTCAGGTCAAATTCACCACCATGACGTGCGGGTGGCGGAGCACCACATCCTCACGCTACAGGGCCACTCCCAGGAAGTGTGCGGGCTGCAGTGGTCCCCGGATGGCCGCTACCTAGCCAGCGGTGGCAACGACAACCTGGTGTACATCTGGCCCCGCGTGGCCCAAGGCCGTACAGATGTCAGCCAGTCGCTGCACACACTCAGTCTCCACAAAGGGGCTGTCAAG GCTTTGGCTTGGTGTCCATGGCAATCCAACATCCTGGCTTCGGGTGGCGGTACCTTGGACTGCCACATCCGTGTGTGGAACGTCAACAGTGGCTCCTGCCTCAGCTCACTTGACACACAATCCCAG GTGTCTGCACTTGCGTTTGCTCCCAACTACAAAGAGCTGGTCTCGGCACACGGTTTCACTCAACATAACCTGGTCATCTGGAAGTACCCGACCATGAGACGAGTTTCAGAGCTCAATG GTCACATGGAGCGAGTCCTCAACATTGCCATGAGTCCAGATGGTTCCACGGTGGCCAGTCTGTCAGCGGATGAGTCCATTCGCATGTGGAAGAGCTTTGAGGTGGACCCCAAGAAAAAATCCAAAGACAAGACGCCACTTTCCCTGAACACGGCCTTAACTCGCTCCATCAGATGA
- the LOC144044387 gene encoding uncharacterized protein LOC144044387 isoform X1 translates to MHFVSILVLGILAPLSLALPVPVDTAVVQLQQWVPLGTRHISERVLLNGVPYSGATQEVNSIIQRMSADSIPLRLLANQTAVSSNHTILRSRDCVLEGSELHWTDRVFYNGSLYLSLDHYGTWVAHTPQATALKASWVQALGSSAREGIRLQDACINLMEKLKLSEDWSVPGIPMPYFLIPILGLLAFIGLIALSLFLSKQQQGLWLPGVFSCRCSWFDRTLPKGHGRFPSREKGQRLSNLMIQCQIVKIPNCNSPSVCL, encoded by the exons ATGCATTTTGTTAGCATTCTCGTGCTTGGGATACTGGCCCCTTTATCACTGGCTCTACCGGTTCCAGTTG ACACGGCAGTAGTTCAGCTGCAGCAATGGGTGCCGTTGGGGACACGGCACATCTCGGAGCGGGTCCTCCTAAACGGGGTCCCCTATTCTGGTGCCACCCAAGAAGTCAACAGCATAATTCAGAGGATGTCGGCTGATTCGATCCCTCTGAGGCTCCTCGCCAACCAGACTGCGGTATCAA GCAACCACACCATCCTTCGTTCCCGCGACTGTGTATTGGAGGGCTCGGAGCTGCACTGGACCGACCGGGTTTTCTACAACGGTTCACTCTACCTGTCCCTGGATCACTACGGGACCTGGGTAGCTCACACACCGCAAGCGACGGCCCTCAAAGCGTCATGGGTGCAGGCCTTGGGGAGTTCGGCGAGGGAGGGGATCCGTCTTCAGGACGCATGCATCAACCTGATGGAAAAACTGAAGCTTTCTGAGGACTGGTCAG tTCCAGGGATTCCAATGCCTTACTTTCTGATCCCAATCTTGGGTCTGCTGGCCTTTATCGGGCTCATTGCTCTCAGTCTCTTCCTCTCCAAACAACAACAGG GGCTGTGGCTCCCCGGAG TTTTCTCTTGTAGGTGTTCTTGGTTCGATCGTACACTACCCAAAGGACATGGCAGATTTCCATCCAGAGAAAAAGGGCAACGGTTATCAAATCTTATGATTCAATGTCAAATTGTGAAAATACCGAACTGTAACAGCCcaagtgtttgtttgtag
- the cdc20 gene encoding cell division cycle protein 20 homolog isoform X2: MAQFGLENDISNTLKLDIPITNAPIARWQRKASSSNTSSTGLSPMKYANTSLNTSKTPGVPHVMAEFLSCGADVTRIGRRKATPSKMMGEDRFIPVRNEKQMEVASFLLSKETRPKEESVSAVLLEQQKTWSIALNGCNLEEARILQFSGKPTVNPDGQHNSLKSLYSHTITPMSTKKTRHISSTADKILDAPDVRDDFYLNLLDWSSRNVMAVALKDSVYLWDATQGNITHLMTMDNDVDYISSLSWAKEGSYLAVGTSDCAVQLWDVEAEKCLRSMNSHSARVSSMSWNSHILSSGSRSGQIHHHDVRVAEHHILTLQGHSQEVCGLQWSPDGRYLASGGNDNLVYIWPRVAQGRTDVSQSLHTLSLHKGAVKALAWCPWQSNILASGGGTLDCHIRVWNVNSGSCLSSLDTQSQVSALAFAPNYKELVSAHGFTQHNLVIWKYPTMRRVSELNGHMERVLNIAMSPDGSTVASLSADESIRMWKSFEVDPKKKSKDKTPLSLNTALTRSIR, translated from the exons ATGGCGCAGTTCGGACTGGAAAACGACATCAGCAACACTCTGAAGCTGGACATCCCCATTACCAACGCTCCGATTGCCCGCTGGCAGAGAAAAGCCAGCTCGTCCAACACGTCTTCGACTGGCTTGTCCCCTATGAAGTATGCCAACACCTCCCTGAACACTTCTAAGACGCCGG GTGTCCCTCATGTTATGGCGGAGTTCCTTTCCTGCGGTGCTGACGTAACCCGAATTG gcagACGGAAAGCCACGCCGTCAAAGATGATGGGAGAGGACCGCTTCATTCCCGTTCgtaatgaaaaacaaatggagGTGGCAAGTTTCTTGCTCTCAAAGGAGACTCGACCCAAGGAAGAGAGCGTTTCAGCAGTTTTGTTG GAACAACAAAAGACGTGGTCCATCGCGTTGAACGGATGCAACCTAGAAGAGGCCCGCATCCTGCAGTTCAGTGGGAAGCCAACAGTTAACCCAGATG GCCAACACAACTCCTTGAAGTCCCTCTACAGTCACACCATAACGCCCATGTCCACCAAAAAGACACGACACATCTCGTCGACCGCCGACAAAATCTTAGACGCGCCTGACGTCCGGGAtgattttt ATTTGAATCTGCTAGACTGGAGCAGCCGCAACGTTATGGCGGTGGCTCTCAAAGACAGCGTGTACCTGTGGGACGCCACTCAGGGAAATATCACCCACCTCATGACCATGGACAATGACGTGGACTACATCAGCTCGCTGTCCTGGGCCAAGGAGGGCAGCTACCTGGCAGTTGGCACCAGTGACTGTGCAGTACAA ttgtggGACGTGGAGGCAGAGAAATGTCTTCGCAGCATGAACAGCCACTCTGCACGAGTCAGCAGCATGAGTTGGAACAGCCACATATTGTCCAG TGGCAGCCGCTCAGGTCAAATTCACCACCATGACGTGCGGGTGGCGGAGCACCACATCCTCACGCTACAGGGCCACTCCCAGGAAGTGTGCGGGCTGCAGTGGTCCCCGGATGGCCGCTACCTAGCCAGCGGTGGCAACGACAACCTGGTGTACATCTGGCCCCGCGTGGCCCAAGGCCGTACAGATGTCAGCCAGTCGCTGCACACACTCAGTCTCCACAAAGGGGCTGTCAAG GCTTTGGCTTGGTGTCCATGGCAATCCAACATCCTGGCTTCGGGTGGCGGTACCTTGGACTGCCACATCCGTGTGTGGAACGTCAACAGTGGCTCCTGCCTCAGCTCACTTGACACACAATCCCAG GTGTCTGCACTTGCGTTTGCTCCCAACTACAAAGAGCTGGTCTCGGCACACGGTTTCACTCAACATAACCTGGTCATCTGGAAGTACCCGACCATGAGACGAGTTTCAGAGCTCAATG GTCACATGGAGCGAGTCCTCAACATTGCCATGAGTCCAGATGGTTCCACGGTGGCCAGTCTGTCAGCGGATGAGTCCATTCGCATGTGGAAGAGCTTTGAGGTGGACCCCAAGAAAAAATCCAAAGACAAGACGCCACTTTCCCTGAACACGGCCTTAACTCGCTCCATCAGATGA
- the cdc20 gene encoding cell division cycle protein 20 homolog isoform X1: MAQFGLENDISNTLKLDIPITNAPIARWQRKASSSNTSSTGLSPMKYANTSLNTSKTPGKTPSKTPGVPHVMAEFLSCGADVTRIGRRKATPSKMMGEDRFIPVRNEKQMEVASFLLSKETRPKEESVSAVLLEQQKTWSIALNGCNLEEARILQFSGKPTVNPDGQHNSLKSLYSHTITPMSTKKTRHISSTADKILDAPDVRDDFYLNLLDWSSRNVMAVALKDSVYLWDATQGNITHLMTMDNDVDYISSLSWAKEGSYLAVGTSDCAVQLWDVEAEKCLRSMNSHSARVSSMSWNSHILSSGSRSGQIHHHDVRVAEHHILTLQGHSQEVCGLQWSPDGRYLASGGNDNLVYIWPRVAQGRTDVSQSLHTLSLHKGAVKALAWCPWQSNILASGGGTLDCHIRVWNVNSGSCLSSLDTQSQVSALAFAPNYKELVSAHGFTQHNLVIWKYPTMRRVSELNGHMERVLNIAMSPDGSTVASLSADESIRMWKSFEVDPKKKSKDKTPLSLNTALTRSIR, from the exons ATGGCGCAGTTCGGACTGGAAAACGACATCAGCAACACTCTGAAGCTGGACATCCCCATTACCAACGCTCCGATTGCCCGCTGGCAGAGAAAAGCCAGCTCGTCCAACACGTCTTCGACTGGCTTGTCCCCTATGAAGTATGCCAACACCTCCCTGAACACTTCTAAGACGCCGGGTAAGACGCCGAGTAAGACGCCAG GTGTCCCTCATGTTATGGCGGAGTTCCTTTCCTGCGGTGCTGACGTAACCCGAATTG gcagACGGAAAGCCACGCCGTCAAAGATGATGGGAGAGGACCGCTTCATTCCCGTTCgtaatgaaaaacaaatggagGTGGCAAGTTTCTTGCTCTCAAAGGAGACTCGACCCAAGGAAGAGAGCGTTTCAGCAGTTTTGTTG GAACAACAAAAGACGTGGTCCATCGCGTTGAACGGATGCAACCTAGAAGAGGCCCGCATCCTGCAGTTCAGTGGGAAGCCAACAGTTAACCCAGATG GCCAACACAACTCCTTGAAGTCCCTCTACAGTCACACCATAACGCCCATGTCCACCAAAAAGACACGACACATCTCGTCGACCGCCGACAAAATCTTAGACGCGCCTGACGTCCGGGAtgattttt ATTTGAATCTGCTAGACTGGAGCAGCCGCAACGTTATGGCGGTGGCTCTCAAAGACAGCGTGTACCTGTGGGACGCCACTCAGGGAAATATCACCCACCTCATGACCATGGACAATGACGTGGACTACATCAGCTCGCTGTCCTGGGCCAAGGAGGGCAGCTACCTGGCAGTTGGCACCAGTGACTGTGCAGTACAA ttgtggGACGTGGAGGCAGAGAAATGTCTTCGCAGCATGAACAGCCACTCTGCACGAGTCAGCAGCATGAGTTGGAACAGCCACATATTGTCCAG TGGCAGCCGCTCAGGTCAAATTCACCACCATGACGTGCGGGTGGCGGAGCACCACATCCTCACGCTACAGGGCCACTCCCAGGAAGTGTGCGGGCTGCAGTGGTCCCCGGATGGCCGCTACCTAGCCAGCGGTGGCAACGACAACCTGGTGTACATCTGGCCCCGCGTGGCCCAAGGCCGTACAGATGTCAGCCAGTCGCTGCACACACTCAGTCTCCACAAAGGGGCTGTCAAG GCTTTGGCTTGGTGTCCATGGCAATCCAACATCCTGGCTTCGGGTGGCGGTACCTTGGACTGCCACATCCGTGTGTGGAACGTCAACAGTGGCTCCTGCCTCAGCTCACTTGACACACAATCCCAG GTGTCTGCACTTGCGTTTGCTCCCAACTACAAAGAGCTGGTCTCGGCACACGGTTTCACTCAACATAACCTGGTCATCTGGAAGTACCCGACCATGAGACGAGTTTCAGAGCTCAATG GTCACATGGAGCGAGTCCTCAACATTGCCATGAGTCCAGATGGTTCCACGGTGGCCAGTCTGTCAGCGGATGAGTCCATTCGCATGTGGAAGAGCTTTGAGGTGGACCCCAAGAAAAAATCCAAAGACAAGACGCCACTTTCCCTGAACACGGCCTTAACTCGCTCCATCAGATGA
- the ppp1r7 gene encoding protein phosphatase 1 regulatory subunit 7 isoform X2 — MDPNQPPASNKEESPVDMDTITLDPEEEDVDLVHCRIGKIEGLEVLQKAKNLSLRQNLIKKIENLDSLSSLRELDLYDNQIRKLENLNKLTQLEQLDVSFNVLRKVEGLEQLTRLKKLFLLHNKIGNIANLGHFPCLEMLELGSNRIRVIENLDTLTSLQSLFLGTNKITKLQNMDSLHSLTVLSIQSNRITKMEGLQNLVSLRELYLSHNGIEVIEGLENNKKLTTLDIAANRVKKIENVSHLTELQEFWMNDNQIDNWSDLDELKNIKSLETVYLERNPLQKDPQYRRKIMLALPSVRQIDATFIRF, encoded by the exons ATGGATCCAAATCAGCCTCCCGCCTCGA ATAAAGAGGAGTCTCCCGTTGACATGGACACCATCACCTTGGACCCGGAAGAGGAG gaTGTTGACCTTGTTCACTGTCGCATTGGAAAAATTGAAGGACTGGAAGTGCTTCAGAAAGCAAAA AATCTTTCCTTACGACagaatctgattaaaaaaattgaaaatctcGACAGTTTGAGCTCACTGCGAGAACTTGATTTGTATGACAATCAAATCCGCAAGTTGGAGAATCTGAACAAGCTCACGCAGTTGGA GCAGCTGGACGTTTCCTTCAATGTTCTGAGGAAGGTGGAAGGTTTGGAGCAACTGACGCGGCTGAAGAAACTTTTTCTGCTTCACAACAAAATCGGCAACATCGCCAACCTGGGGCACTTTCCCTGTCTGGAAATGCTGGAGCTGGGCTCCAATCGCATTCGA GTCATAGAGAACCTGGATACGCTCACGTCTTTGCAAAGCTTATTCCTTGGCACCAATAAAATCACCAAGCTGCAGAATATGGACAGTTTACACAGCCTGACTGTGTTAAGCATTCAG AGTAATCGGATTACTAAAATGGAGGGTTTGCAGAACCTAGTCAGCCTACGAGAGCTCTACCTGAGCCACAACGGCATCGAGGTCATTGAGGGCTTGGAAAACAAT AAAAAGTTGACGACTCTGGACATCGCAGCCAACAGAGTAAAGAAGATCGAGAACGTCAGCCATCTAACAGAGCTGCAGGAGTTCTGG ATGAACGATAACCAAATCGACAACTGGTCGGATCTGGACGAGCTGAAGAACATCAAATCCCTGGAGACGGTCTACCTGGAGAGAAACCCCCTGCAGAAAGACCCGCAGTACCGGCGGAAGATCATGCTGGCTCTGCCCAGCGTGCGCCAGATCGACGCCACCTTCATCCGCTTTTAA
- the LOC144044387 gene encoding uncharacterized protein LOC144044387 isoform X2: protein MHFVSILVLGILAPLSLALPVPVDTAVVQLQQWVPLGTRHISERVLLNGVPYSGATQEVNSIIQRMSADSIPLRLLANQTAVSSNHTILRSRDCVLEGSELHWTDRVFYNGSLYLSLDHYGTWVAHTPQATALKASWVQALGSSAREGIRLQDACINLMEKLKLSEDWSVPGIPMPYFLIPILGLLAFIGLIALSLFLSKQQQGLWLPGGVLGSIVHYPKDMADFHPEKKGNGYQIL from the exons ATGCATTTTGTTAGCATTCTCGTGCTTGGGATACTGGCCCCTTTATCACTGGCTCTACCGGTTCCAGTTG ACACGGCAGTAGTTCAGCTGCAGCAATGGGTGCCGTTGGGGACACGGCACATCTCGGAGCGGGTCCTCCTAAACGGGGTCCCCTATTCTGGTGCCACCCAAGAAGTCAACAGCATAATTCAGAGGATGTCGGCTGATTCGATCCCTCTGAGGCTCCTCGCCAACCAGACTGCGGTATCAA GCAACCACACCATCCTTCGTTCCCGCGACTGTGTATTGGAGGGCTCGGAGCTGCACTGGACCGACCGGGTTTTCTACAACGGTTCACTCTACCTGTCCCTGGATCACTACGGGACCTGGGTAGCTCACACACCGCAAGCGACGGCCCTCAAAGCGTCATGGGTGCAGGCCTTGGGGAGTTCGGCGAGGGAGGGGATCCGTCTTCAGGACGCATGCATCAACCTGATGGAAAAACTGAAGCTTTCTGAGGACTGGTCAG tTCCAGGGATTCCAATGCCTTACTTTCTGATCCCAATCTTGGGTCTGCTGGCCTTTATCGGGCTCATTGCTCTCAGTCTCTTCCTCTCCAAACAACAACAGG GGCTGTGGCTCCCCGGAG GTGTTCTTGGTTCGATCGTACACTACCCAAAGGACATGGCAGATTTCCATCCAGAGAAAAAGGGCAACGGTTATCAAATCTTATGA
- the cdc20 gene encoding cell division cycle protein 20 homolog isoform X4, translated as MAQFGLENDISNTLKLDIPITNAPIARWQRKASSSNTSSTGLSPMKYANTSLNTSKTPGRRKATPSKMMGEDRFIPVRNEKQMEVASFLLSKETRPKEESVSAVLLEQQKTWSIALNGCNLEEARILQFSGKPTVNPDGQHNSLKSLYSHTITPMSTKKTRHISSTADKILDAPDVRDDFYLNLLDWSSRNVMAVALKDSVYLWDATQGNITHLMTMDNDVDYISSLSWAKEGSYLAVGTSDCAVQLWDVEAEKCLRSMNSHSARVSSMSWNSHILSSGSRSGQIHHHDVRVAEHHILTLQGHSQEVCGLQWSPDGRYLASGGNDNLVYIWPRVAQGRTDVSQSLHTLSLHKGAVKALAWCPWQSNILASGGGTLDCHIRVWNVNSGSCLSSLDTQSQVSALAFAPNYKELVSAHGFTQHNLVIWKYPTMRRVSELNGHMERVLNIAMSPDGSTVASLSADESIRMWKSFEVDPKKKSKDKTPLSLNTALTRSIR; from the exons ATGGCGCAGTTCGGACTGGAAAACGACATCAGCAACACTCTGAAGCTGGACATCCCCATTACCAACGCTCCGATTGCCCGCTGGCAGAGAAAAGCCAGCTCGTCCAACACGTCTTCGACTGGCTTGTCCCCTATGAAGTATGCCAACACCTCCCTGAACACTTCTAAGACGCCGG gcagACGGAAAGCCACGCCGTCAAAGATGATGGGAGAGGACCGCTTCATTCCCGTTCgtaatgaaaaacaaatggagGTGGCAAGTTTCTTGCTCTCAAAGGAGACTCGACCCAAGGAAGAGAGCGTTTCAGCAGTTTTGTTG GAACAACAAAAGACGTGGTCCATCGCGTTGAACGGATGCAACCTAGAAGAGGCCCGCATCCTGCAGTTCAGTGGGAAGCCAACAGTTAACCCAGATG GCCAACACAACTCCTTGAAGTCCCTCTACAGTCACACCATAACGCCCATGTCCACCAAAAAGACACGACACATCTCGTCGACCGCCGACAAAATCTTAGACGCGCCTGACGTCCGGGAtgattttt ATTTGAATCTGCTAGACTGGAGCAGCCGCAACGTTATGGCGGTGGCTCTCAAAGACAGCGTGTACCTGTGGGACGCCACTCAGGGAAATATCACCCACCTCATGACCATGGACAATGACGTGGACTACATCAGCTCGCTGTCCTGGGCCAAGGAGGGCAGCTACCTGGCAGTTGGCACCAGTGACTGTGCAGTACAA ttgtggGACGTGGAGGCAGAGAAATGTCTTCGCAGCATGAACAGCCACTCTGCACGAGTCAGCAGCATGAGTTGGAACAGCCACATATTGTCCAG TGGCAGCCGCTCAGGTCAAATTCACCACCATGACGTGCGGGTGGCGGAGCACCACATCCTCACGCTACAGGGCCACTCCCAGGAAGTGTGCGGGCTGCAGTGGTCCCCGGATGGCCGCTACCTAGCCAGCGGTGGCAACGACAACCTGGTGTACATCTGGCCCCGCGTGGCCCAAGGCCGTACAGATGTCAGCCAGTCGCTGCACACACTCAGTCTCCACAAAGGGGCTGTCAAG GCTTTGGCTTGGTGTCCATGGCAATCCAACATCCTGGCTTCGGGTGGCGGTACCTTGGACTGCCACATCCGTGTGTGGAACGTCAACAGTGGCTCCTGCCTCAGCTCACTTGACACACAATCCCAG GTGTCTGCACTTGCGTTTGCTCCCAACTACAAAGAGCTGGTCTCGGCACACGGTTTCACTCAACATAACCTGGTCATCTGGAAGTACCCGACCATGAGACGAGTTTCAGAGCTCAATG GTCACATGGAGCGAGTCCTCAACATTGCCATGAGTCCAGATGGTTCCACGGTGGCCAGTCTGTCAGCGGATGAGTCCATTCGCATGTGGAAGAGCTTTGAGGTGGACCCCAAGAAAAAATCCAAAGACAAGACGCCACTTTCCCTGAACACGGCCTTAACTCGCTCCATCAGATGA
- the ppp1r7 gene encoding protein phosphatase 1 regulatory subunit 7 isoform X1 yields MASLSVVEPQEMEVDRRGESEESGDDETRRKSINGDMDPNQPPASNKEESPVDMDTITLDPEEEDVDLVHCRIGKIEGLEVLQKAKNLSLRQNLIKKIENLDSLSSLRELDLYDNQIRKLENLNKLTQLEQLDVSFNVLRKVEGLEQLTRLKKLFLLHNKIGNIANLGHFPCLEMLELGSNRIRVIENLDTLTSLQSLFLGTNKITKLQNMDSLHSLTVLSIQSNRITKMEGLQNLVSLRELYLSHNGIEVIEGLENNKKLTTLDIAANRVKKIENVSHLTELQEFWMNDNQIDNWSDLDELKNIKSLETVYLERNPLQKDPQYRRKIMLALPSVRQIDATFIRF; encoded by the exons ATGGCTTCCCTCTCCGTTGTAGAGCCGCAAGAAATGGAAG TGGATCGGAGGGGAGAATCCGAGGAGTCGGGCGACGACGAGACCAGGAGGAAGAGCATCAATGGCGACATGGATCCAAATCAGCCTCCCGCCTCGA ATAAAGAGGAGTCTCCCGTTGACATGGACACCATCACCTTGGACCCGGAAGAGGAG gaTGTTGACCTTGTTCACTGTCGCATTGGAAAAATTGAAGGACTGGAAGTGCTTCAGAAAGCAAAA AATCTTTCCTTACGACagaatctgattaaaaaaattgaaaatctcGACAGTTTGAGCTCACTGCGAGAACTTGATTTGTATGACAATCAAATCCGCAAGTTGGAGAATCTGAACAAGCTCACGCAGTTGGA GCAGCTGGACGTTTCCTTCAATGTTCTGAGGAAGGTGGAAGGTTTGGAGCAACTGACGCGGCTGAAGAAACTTTTTCTGCTTCACAACAAAATCGGCAACATCGCCAACCTGGGGCACTTTCCCTGTCTGGAAATGCTGGAGCTGGGCTCCAATCGCATTCGA GTCATAGAGAACCTGGATACGCTCACGTCTTTGCAAAGCTTATTCCTTGGCACCAATAAAATCACCAAGCTGCAGAATATGGACAGTTTACACAGCCTGACTGTGTTAAGCATTCAG AGTAATCGGATTACTAAAATGGAGGGTTTGCAGAACCTAGTCAGCCTACGAGAGCTCTACCTGAGCCACAACGGCATCGAGGTCATTGAGGGCTTGGAAAACAAT AAAAAGTTGACGACTCTGGACATCGCAGCCAACAGAGTAAAGAAGATCGAGAACGTCAGCCATCTAACAGAGCTGCAGGAGTTCTGG ATGAACGATAACCAAATCGACAACTGGTCGGATCTGGACGAGCTGAAGAACATCAAATCCCTGGAGACGGTCTACCTGGAGAGAAACCCCCTGCAGAAAGACCCGCAGTACCGGCGGAAGATCATGCTGGCTCTGCCCAGCGTGCGCCAGATCGACGCCACCTTCATCCGCTTTTAA